A genome region from Arthrobacter agilis includes the following:
- a CDS encoding carbohydrate ABC transporter permease, protein MTVTETRPRQTRVPNDRSRSLRKGLFGNGRRPGFLTYGLLMAFFLASAYPLWWSVIIGSRSNEALGRTWPPLFPGGNFWTNVGEVFDTIPFWLALGNSVLVSGIITVSVVGFSTLAGYSFAKLRFRGRNGLMVAVIATMAIPTQLGIIPLFMMMRTLGWTGEIGAVIIPTLVTAFGVFFMRQYLVDVIPDELIESARMDGASMISTFWHVALPAARPAMAILGLFTFMTAWTDFLWPLLVLGPSNPTLQTALSQLQSARYVDYSIVLAGAVLATLPLLVLFVIAGRQLISGIMQGAVKG, encoded by the coding sequence ATGACCGTCACCGAGACGAGGCCGCGGCAGACCCGCGTCCCGAACGACCGCAGCCGTTCCCTCCGCAAGGGCCTGTTCGGCAACGGGCGGCGGCCGGGGTTCCTGACCTACGGACTGCTGATGGCCTTCTTCCTCGCCTCCGCCTACCCGCTGTGGTGGTCGGTCATCATCGGAAGCCGGTCCAACGAGGCGCTCGGCCGGACCTGGCCGCCGCTGTTCCCGGGCGGCAACTTCTGGACGAACGTCGGCGAGGTCTTCGACACCATCCCGTTCTGGCTCGCCCTCGGCAACAGCGTGCTGGTGTCGGGGATCATCACGGTGTCGGTCGTCGGATTCTCGACCCTGGCCGGGTACTCGTTCGCGAAGCTCCGCTTCCGGGGGCGCAACGGCCTCATGGTCGCGGTGATCGCCACCATGGCCATCCCGACCCAGCTCGGCATCATCCCGCTGTTCATGATGATGCGCACGCTCGGCTGGACCGGTGAGATCGGTGCCGTCATCATCCCCACGCTCGTCACGGCGTTCGGTGTCTTCTTCATGCGCCAGTACCTCGTGGACGTCATTCCCGACGAGCTCATCGAATCCGCGAGGATGGACGGCGCCTCCATGATCTCCACCTTCTGGCACGTCGCCCTCCCTGCCGCCCGTCCCGCCATGGCGATCCTCGGCCTGTTCACGTTCATGACCGCGTGGACCGATTTCCTCTGGCCGCTGCTGGTGCTCGGTCCCAGCAATCCGACCCTGCAGACGGCGCTCAGCCAACTGCAGTCGGCACGGTACGTGGACTACTCGATCGTCCTGGCCGGCGCCGTCCTGGCCACCCTCCCGCTGCTGGTGCTCTTCGTCATCGCGGGACGTCAACTCATATCCGGAATCATGCAAGGAGCAGTGAAGGGCTAA
- a CDS encoding GH1 family beta-glucosidase, which produces MPLDAPSHPNKDLMPRTWPEGFLWGSATAAAQVEGAGHEDGKEDSVWDAFARVPGAIAHGDTLEDAVQHYHRMPQDVAIMKELGLGSYRFSTSWSRVRPGDTGPNPAGLDFYSRLVDELLGAGILPWLTLYHWDLPQALEGKGGWANRDTAYRFVDYANDVYSALGDRVEHWTTFNEPFCSSLLGYAAGVHAPGRQEPAAAVAAIHHQHLAHGLVVNELRARGAQHLGITLNLSNAIPRDASDPIDLDAARRFDALQNRIFLDPILRGAYPEDTLADLGQFGIRDVIRAGDLDIIGAPIDFLGVNHYHDDLISGHPADEGGDGHSGGATRPTSSCWIGSEDIAFPSRGLPRTAMNWEVNPDGLRKLLVRLGEEYPSLPPLYITENGAAYDDVVAPDGAVHDGERTQFVLDHIGAVGRAIDEGADVRGYFVWSLLDNFEWSWGYGKRFGVVRVDYDTFERTIKDSGLAYARLIAAAKAPSLAAVNA; this is translated from the coding sequence ATGCCACTCGACGCACCATCCCACCCGAACAAGGACCTCATGCCCAGGACCTGGCCCGAGGGCTTCCTCTGGGGGTCGGCGACCGCCGCGGCGCAGGTCGAGGGCGCCGGCCACGAGGACGGCAAGGAGGACTCCGTCTGGGACGCCTTCGCCCGGGTACCCGGCGCGATCGCGCACGGGGACACCCTCGAGGATGCCGTCCAGCACTACCACCGGATGCCCCAGGACGTCGCGATCATGAAGGAGCTGGGGCTCGGCTCCTACCGTTTCTCGACCAGCTGGTCCCGCGTCCGCCCGGGCGATACCGGTCCGAATCCGGCAGGCCTCGACTTCTACTCACGCCTCGTGGACGAACTGCTCGGTGCCGGGATCCTTCCGTGGCTGACCCTGTACCACTGGGATCTGCCACAGGCGCTCGAGGGGAAGGGCGGCTGGGCCAACCGGGATACCGCCTACCGCTTCGTGGACTACGCCAACGACGTCTACTCGGCACTCGGGGACCGCGTGGAGCACTGGACGACGTTCAACGAACCGTTCTGCTCCTCCCTTCTCGGTTACGCAGCCGGGGTCCACGCCCCGGGCCGGCAGGAGCCGGCTGCAGCCGTCGCCGCCATCCACCACCAGCACCTCGCCCACGGCCTCGTGGTCAACGAGCTCCGGGCCCGCGGGGCCCAGCACCTCGGGATCACGCTCAACCTGAGCAACGCGATCCCACGCGACGCGTCCGACCCGATCGACCTCGACGCCGCCCGCCGGTTCGATGCGCTGCAGAACCGGATCTTCCTCGATCCGATCCTGCGCGGGGCTTACCCCGAGGACACCCTCGCCGACCTCGGGCAGTTCGGCATCCGGGACGTCATCCGCGCAGGAGACCTGGACATCATCGGCGCTCCGATCGATTTCCTGGGCGTCAACCACTACCACGACGACCTCATCAGCGGACACCCTGCCGACGAGGGCGGCGACGGCCACTCCGGTGGTGCGACGCGCCCGACGTCGTCGTGCTGGATCGGCTCCGAGGACATCGCGTTCCCGAGCCGCGGACTGCCGCGGACGGCGATGAACTGGGAGGTCAACCCGGACGGTCTGCGGAAGCTCCTGGTCCGCCTGGGCGAGGAATACCCCTCGCTGCCGCCCCTCTACATCACCGAGAACGGCGCCGCCTACGACGACGTCGTCGCACCCGACGGCGCAGTGCACGACGGCGAGCGCACGCAGTTCGTCCTCGACCACATCGGTGCCGTCGGCCGGGCGATCGACGAGGGCGCCGATGTGCGGGGCTACTTCGTCTGGTCGCTGCTCGACAACTTCGAGTGGTCCTGGGGATACGGCAAGCGCTTCGGCGTGGTCCGGGTCGACTACGACACCTTCGAGCGGACGATCAAGGACAGCGGGCTCGCCTATGCCAGGCTCATCGCGGCAGCGAAGGCACCCTCCCTCGCTGCGGTGAACGCCTAA
- a CDS encoding LacI family DNA-binding transcriptional regulator — protein sequence MTQDLSGPRPVPTLEMVAALAGVSRATVSRVVNDSPSVDPELAQSVKKAILALDYTPNRAARSLAKRRANAVTLIVPESTSKVFADPFFASVVQGIALYLTDTEYTLNMVISSEAKPEKTRGFLLGGNVDGVLVVSHHSGDHSWTHLSGSLPMVFAGRPLVGGRDSYYVEADNEQAAYNATRLLIDSGRKHVATIAGPQDMPPGLDRLAGWRTAVREAGLGEGLVEMGDFTLTSGARAMHRLLDRGTPIDAVFAGNDQMAAGAYTAIQGRGLRIPEDIAVVGFDDDSFATSVTPTLTTVHHPIVELGKKMAEILVNLIEGVPTEHATRMPTSLVIRDSV from the coding sequence ATGACGCAGGATCTGAGCGGCCCCCGGCCGGTTCCCACCCTCGAGATGGTGGCAGCCCTGGCCGGGGTGTCGCGGGCGACCGTGTCACGCGTCGTCAACGACTCCCCCAGCGTGGATCCGGAGCTGGCGCAGTCGGTGAAGAAGGCGATCCTCGCGCTCGACTACACCCCCAACCGCGCGGCGCGTTCGCTCGCGAAGCGCCGCGCGAACGCGGTGACGCTGATCGTCCCGGAGTCGACGTCGAAGGTCTTCGCGGATCCGTTCTTCGCTTCCGTGGTGCAGGGCATAGCCCTGTACCTCACGGACACCGAGTACACGCTGAACATGGTGATCTCGTCGGAGGCGAAACCGGAGAAGACGCGCGGCTTCCTCCTCGGCGGCAACGTGGACGGGGTGCTGGTGGTCTCCCACCACAGTGGCGATCATTCCTGGACGCACCTGTCCGGGTCGCTTCCCATGGTGTTCGCCGGGCGGCCGCTGGTGGGCGGGAGGGACAGCTACTACGTGGAGGCGGACAACGAGCAGGCGGCCTACAACGCCACCCGCCTCCTGATCGACAGCGGCCGGAAGCATGTGGCCACCATCGCGGGACCGCAGGACATGCCTCCGGGGCTCGACCGCCTCGCGGGGTGGCGCACCGCGGTGCGCGAGGCGGGCCTCGGCGAGGGCCTGGTGGAGATGGGGGACTTCACCCTCACCTCCGGCGCACGGGCGATGCACCGGCTGCTGGACCGCGGTACACCCATCGATGCCGTCTTCGCCGGGAACGACCAGATGGCCGCGGGCGCCTACACCGCGATCCAGGGCAGGGGCCTGCGCATCCCGGAGGACATCGCCGTCGTGGGGTTCGACGACGACTCCTTCGCCACCTCCGTCACCCCGACCCTGACCACCGTGCATCATCCGATCGTCGAGCTCGGCAAGAAGATGGCGGAGATCCTGGTGAACCTCATCGAGGGCGTCCCCACGGAACACGCCACCAGGATGCCCACGTCCCTCGTGATCCGCGACTCCGTGTAG
- a CDS encoding Gfo/Idh/MocA family protein: MLPAPVSTLSPSTATGHPIRWGVIATGSIAARVVQDLTLLEDAILHAVSSRSEASVSAFARKFGFARAYADTDGALGYERLLADPAVDVVYIATPHAQHHVIALAALTAGKHVLCEKPITMNAAQARELAELAQERGLFLMEAVWTRFLPSFCRAIEILRAGEIGEPRWLQADLGFAPAFDPASRTWDPAAGGGALLDLAVYPLTWALGALGEPDSMLATGTLTPEGIDLHDALTLTYDSGAHAQVITSIGAACPSVVTIGGAGGWLRSSAPLFNPAELIVQPRRGTLRTERFEVVGNGFSYELREVTRCLQAGLTESPHMTPAESIMMMELLDEARRQMGLRYSSDPGTVPAFS, from the coding sequence ATGCTTCCTGCTCCCGTCAGTACGCTCTCCCCGTCCACCGCGACCGGCCACCCGATCCGCTGGGGCGTCATCGCCACAGGTTCCATCGCCGCCCGGGTGGTGCAGGACCTCACGCTCCTCGAGGACGCGATCCTCCATGCCGTCAGTTCCCGCAGCGAAGCATCTGTCAGCGCTTTCGCCCGGAAGTTCGGGTTCGCGAGAGCCTATGCGGACACCGACGGGGCCCTGGGCTACGAACGCCTGCTCGCCGATCCTGCCGTCGACGTGGTCTACATCGCCACTCCCCACGCACAGCACCACGTCATCGCCCTGGCTGCACTCACCGCGGGCAAGCATGTGCTCTGCGAGAAACCCATCACCATGAACGCGGCGCAGGCCCGTGAACTGGCCGAGCTCGCGCAGGAACGAGGGCTCTTCCTGATGGAAGCCGTCTGGACGCGCTTCCTGCCGAGCTTCTGCCGCGCGATCGAGATCCTTCGGGCAGGAGAGATCGGCGAGCCGCGCTGGCTGCAGGCCGACCTCGGATTCGCACCTGCGTTCGACCCGGCATCGCGGACCTGGGACCCTGCTGCGGGAGGCGGGGCACTGCTGGACCTCGCGGTGTACCCGCTGACCTGGGCGCTCGGAGCTCTGGGGGAGCCCGACAGCATGCTGGCCACCGGAACGCTGACCCCCGAGGGGATCGATCTGCACGACGCCCTCACCCTCACCTACGACAGCGGCGCCCACGCGCAAGTCATCACCTCGATCGGTGCCGCGTGTCCGAGCGTGGTCACCATCGGAGGCGCCGGCGGCTGGCTGCGATCCTCGGCACCCCTCTTCAACCCGGCCGAGCTCATCGTCCAGCCCCGCCGGGGCACCCTGAGGACGGAACGCTTCGAGGTGGTCGGCAACGGCTTCAGCTATGAACTGCGCGAAGTCACCCGATGCCTCCAGGCCGGCCTGACCGAGAGCCCGCACATGACTCCCGCGGAATCGATCATGATGATGGAACTGCTGGATGAAGCACGCCGCCAGATGGGTCTGCGCTATTCCAGCGACCCAGGAACGGTTCCGGCGTTCTCCTGA
- a CDS encoding cation:proton antiporter has protein sequence MELAVAGVVAVVLMVAVASSSKKLGVAAPLILVVVGLALSYAPGVPSVAVPHEWILAGVLPPLLYAAAIKVPVIDFRRNLGAITSLSVVLVLVSAFITGLVLYALLPELDFAAAVALGAVVSPPDAVAATSIGKRLGLPPRLVTVLEGEGLVNDATALVLLRSALAVAAGSMSGVWGGIGDFGYAVSVAVVFGLVIGVVTVYVRSKLHDPVLDTAISFIVPFLAFIPAEELGASGVLAVVVAGLYSGHRSASSLNAQARISDNVNWRTVQFLLENAVFLLMGLELRHLIENIDEDLLGIPQAVLIGLLVTAVLVVIRCAWVFPMVFILRRRAARAEHRTLLLWLSLDRARGNAPGSARQERRRRLRQRIYDKRRADLEQERREGLGWKGALVLGWSGMRGVVTLAAGPVPARFGPLSGTTRPDRLHRGDHHAAPAGRHPTRAHPRPRHPRRRRDGGPP, from the coding sequence ATGGAGCTGGCGGTAGCGGGTGTGGTGGCGGTCGTCCTGATGGTGGCGGTCGCGAGTAGTTCGAAGAAGCTCGGTGTGGCGGCTCCGCTGATCCTCGTCGTCGTGGGGTTGGCGCTTTCCTACGCCCCCGGCGTGCCGTCCGTCGCCGTACCCCATGAATGGATCCTGGCGGGGGTGCTCCCACCCCTGCTCTATGCGGCCGCGATCAAGGTCCCGGTCATCGACTTCAGGCGCAACCTCGGGGCGATCACGAGCCTGTCCGTGGTGCTGGTGCTCGTCTCCGCGTTCATCACGGGACTGGTGCTGTACGCGCTGTTGCCGGAACTGGACTTCGCTGCCGCTGTCGCGCTGGGTGCAGTGGTCAGCCCCCCGGACGCGGTGGCGGCGACGTCGATCGGCAAGCGGTTGGGCCTGCCGCCACGGTTGGTGACGGTGCTCGAGGGCGAGGGCCTGGTGAACGACGCCACGGCACTGGTCCTGCTGCGAAGCGCGCTCGCGGTGGCGGCCGGGAGCATGTCCGGGGTGTGGGGCGGAATCGGGGACTTCGGCTACGCCGTGAGCGTGGCCGTCGTCTTCGGCCTGGTGATCGGCGTCGTCACCGTCTATGTCCGCTCGAAACTCCACGACCCGGTGCTGGACACGGCGATCTCCTTCATCGTGCCCTTCCTGGCCTTCATCCCGGCAGAGGAACTGGGGGCTTCCGGGGTGCTGGCCGTGGTCGTTGCCGGGCTCTACAGCGGCCACCGTAGCGCCAGCTCCCTGAATGCGCAGGCGAGGATCAGCGACAACGTCAACTGGCGTACGGTGCAGTTCCTGCTCGAGAACGCCGTGTTCCTGCTCATGGGCCTGGAACTGCGGCACCTGATCGAGAACATCGATGAGGACCTGCTGGGCATTCCGCAGGCGGTGCTGATCGGCCTCCTGGTCACCGCCGTCCTGGTCGTCATCCGATGCGCGTGGGTGTTCCCGATGGTCTTCATCCTGCGGCGCCGTGCAGCCCGTGCCGAGCACAGGACCCTGCTCCTGTGGCTCAGCCTCGACCGGGCACGCGGCAACGCACCGGGTAGTGCCCGCCAGGAGCGGCGGCGCCGGCTGCGTCAGCGCATCTACGACAAACGGCGGGCCGACCTGGAGCAGGAGCGCCGGGAAGGACTGGGCTGGAAGGGAGCGCTCGTCCTGGGCTGGTCGGGAATGCGCGGGGTGGTGACACTGGCGGCGGGCCCAGTCCCTGCCCGATTCGGTCCCCTATCGGGAACAACTCGTCCTGATCGCCTTCACCGTGGCGATCACCACGCTGCTCCTGCAGGGCGGCACCCTACCCGCGCTCATCCGCGTCCTCGGCATCCGCGGCGTCGACGCGACGGCGGACCTCCGTGA
- a CDS encoding alpha-hydroxy-acid oxidizing protein: MVRTLVSMTRHHPGDFRANLRSPEPRAAVETFLDVFSRSSLTWDDLAFVRDRTTLPIILKGIQRPEDAERAVASGADGIVVSNHGGRQIDGAIGALDTLPGIVRQVDGRVPVLFDSGIRTGSDILIALALGATAVLIGRPWVYGLALAGTAGAETVLRNLLAELDIALGLSGHASLAELGSGSVARDQTLHGF, encoded by the coding sequence ATGGTCCGGACCCTGGTCAGCATGACCCGTCACCACCCCGGGGATTTCAGGGCCAACCTGCGCTCGCCCGAACCGCGGGCAGCAGTCGAGACCTTCCTGGACGTCTTCTCCAGATCCTCGCTGACGTGGGACGACCTGGCTTTCGTGCGTGATCGCACGACGCTTCCCATCATCCTCAAGGGGATCCAGCGCCCCGAGGACGCCGAACGGGCGGTCGCATCCGGAGCGGACGGGATCGTGGTGAGCAATCACGGCGGCCGGCAGATCGACGGTGCGATCGGAGCCCTGGACACGTTGCCCGGCATCGTGCGGCAGGTCGACGGGCGGGTGCCCGTCCTGTTCGACAGCGGCATCCGCACCGGCAGCGATATCCTCATCGCCCTGGCACTCGGTGCAACCGCCGTCCTCATCGGCAGACCGTGGGTGTACGGGCTCGCCCTGGCCGGGACCGCGGGTGCCGAGACCGTTCTCCGGAACCTCCTTGCGGAACTCGACATAGCCCTCGGACTCAGTGGACACGCTTCCCTTGCCGAGCTGGGATCCGGCAGCGTCGCGCGGGACCAGACGCTCCACGGCTTCTGA
- a CDS encoding TetR/AcrR family transcriptional regulator: MIEGRAETRTAILHAARSLFLEKGYAGASVRSVASAAGVDAALPIHYFGTKEALFLEALPSMPDHQPLLDGDPDGLGERFIRYVLEEDGHLRPLYLTLLRASDAGAVGEQLRHLHETTFVAPLETRLAGPDADLRARLAAALVGGLMYALWVVGDERLLAEGEDVIIRRYGALLQQLIDPA, from the coding sequence ATGATCGAGGGCAGGGCCGAGACGCGCACGGCGATCCTCCATGCCGCGCGTTCCCTGTTCCTCGAGAAGGGCTATGCGGGCGCCTCGGTGAGGTCGGTCGCGTCCGCCGCCGGCGTGGATGCCGCCCTCCCCATCCACTACTTCGGGACGAAGGAGGCCCTGTTCCTCGAGGCCCTGCCGTCGATGCCCGACCACCAGCCCCTCCTCGACGGGGACCCGGACGGCCTGGGCGAGCGCTTCATCCGGTACGTGCTGGAGGAGGACGGGCACCTGCGGCCCCTCTATCTCACGCTCCTGCGCGCCAGCGACGCCGGAGCCGTCGGCGAGCAGCTGCGACACCTCCACGAGACGACCTTCGTCGCCCCGCTGGAGACACGGCTGGCCGGCCCCGACGCCGACCTCCGTGCCCGGCTGGCCGCAGCCCTCGTCGGTGGGCTGATGTACGCGCTGTGGGTCGTGGGGGACGAGCGGCTGCTCGCCGAGGGGGAGGACGTCATCATCCGCCGGTACGGAGCCCTCCTGCAGCAGCTGATCGACCCGGCGTAG
- a CDS encoding SDR family NAD(P)-dependent oxidoreductase, with the protein MAQTPVTLTAHSTIEQWLGHPEGGPVLRGFLAQAGTDEAALGPARSMPLQQLVALSQGALPQTAVDGLVKQVNGGVIPDLDASVWQERIVPGRFEGRTMIVTGAGSGIGRATASRVAREGGRVLAVDIAADRVDDLATSLSGHQVVPIAADLTDTAAVARIIAGADGRIDALANVAGINDDFSPLHEVSDAMWARVFAVNVEGLMRLTRAVLPVMLDAGRGSIVNVASEAGLRGSASGVAYTASKHAVVGITRSAAFMYAKEGLRINAVAPGGVATGIPMPGTPSAYGSSRLEGARVNIPSIADPAHLAATISFLLSDDGVNINGAILPSDGGWSAV; encoded by the coding sequence ATGGCGCAGACGCCTGTCACCCTGACCGCCCACAGCACGATCGAGCAGTGGCTCGGCCACCCCGAGGGCGGACCGGTCCTGCGGGGATTCCTGGCGCAGGCCGGCACCGATGAGGCCGCGCTCGGCCCGGCGCGGTCCATGCCCCTGCAGCAGCTGGTCGCCCTGAGCCAGGGTGCCCTGCCCCAGACCGCCGTCGACGGGCTGGTGAAGCAGGTCAACGGGGGCGTGATCCCGGACCTGGATGCTTCCGTCTGGCAGGAACGCATCGTCCCGGGACGCTTCGAGGGACGCACCATGATCGTCACCGGCGCCGGATCGGGCATCGGCCGCGCCACCGCGTCCCGGGTGGCCCGTGAGGGTGGACGCGTGCTCGCCGTCGACATCGCCGCGGACCGCGTCGACGATCTCGCCACCTCCCTGTCCGGGCACCAGGTCGTCCCCATCGCGGCCGACCTCACGGACACGGCGGCCGTAGCGCGGATCATCGCGGGCGCCGACGGGCGCATCGACGCCCTGGCCAACGTGGCAGGGATCAATGACGACTTCAGTCCGCTGCACGAGGTGTCCGACGCGATGTGGGCACGGGTCTTCGCCGTCAACGTCGAGGGACTCATGCGCCTCACCCGGGCGGTCCTGCCGGTCATGCTCGACGCCGGTCGCGGGTCGATCGTCAATGTCGCCTCGGAAGCGGGCCTGCGCGGTTCCGCATCGGGCGTCGCCTACACGGCGTCCAAGCACGCCGTCGTGGGTATCACCCGCAGCGCCGCCTTCATGTACGCGAAGGAAGGCCTGCGCATCAACGCCGTCGCCCCGGGTGGCGTCGCCACCGGCATCCCCATGCCGGGAACGCCCTCGGCGTACGGCTCCTCCCGCCTGGAGGGCGCCCGCGTCAACATTCCCAGCATCGCCGACCCGGCGCACCTCGCGGCCACGATCTCGTTCCTGCTGAGCGACGACGGTGTGAACATCAACGGGGCGATCCTGCCCTCCGACGGCGGCTGGTCGGCCGTCTGA
- a CDS encoding alpha/beta hydrolase, whose amino-acid sequence MTKIDLRTRLLGRLIGLASVTRRSEEQILADQRRVIGHNPLTDLLLGGFARGVDVRDTTAAGADGTIGVRIYHPPTSSGTPPLVVFIHGGGWTSGSLDTYDWFASSIARDAHAVVASLDYRLAPGHRWPAAAEDAYAATVDLVGRGAELGADTSRVAVVGDSAGGNLAAVVALMARDRSGPAIAFQGLVYPATDMTMASPSIEQNADAPILTKADMLAFRAHYLKDQDPRHPYVSPLLADDLTGLPPALVQVAEHDPLRDDGLRYAAALREAGSAVRTTTYFGMPHGFMAFPRISRAVPQALGELCQELRGALA is encoded by the coding sequence ATGACGAAGATCGACCTGCGAACAAGGCTCCTGGGGCGGCTCATCGGTCTGGCATCCGTCACCAGGCGGTCCGAGGAGCAGATCCTGGCGGACCAGCGCCGGGTGATCGGCCACAATCCGCTGACCGACCTCCTGCTCGGCGGGTTCGCCCGGGGCGTGGACGTTCGGGACACCACGGCCGCCGGGGCCGACGGCACCATCGGGGTCCGGATCTACCACCCGCCCACGTCGAGCGGGACTCCCCCGCTGGTCGTGTTCATCCATGGTGGAGGCTGGACCTCGGGGAGCCTCGACACGTACGACTGGTTCGCGAGCAGCATCGCCCGGGACGCACACGCCGTCGTCGCGTCCCTGGACTATCGGCTGGCGCCCGGCCATCGGTGGCCGGCCGCAGCAGAAGATGCGTACGCGGCGACCGTCGACCTAGTCGGCCGCGGGGCCGAGCTCGGTGCCGACACGTCCCGCGTCGCCGTCGTGGGCGACAGCGCGGGAGGAAACCTGGCCGCCGTCGTCGCCCTCATGGCACGGGACCGGTCAGGCCCTGCCATCGCGTTCCAGGGGCTGGTGTACCCCGCGACCGACATGACCATGGCCAGCCCGTCGATCGAGCAGAACGCGGACGCCCCGATCCTCACGAAGGCGGACATGCTGGCGTTCCGCGCCCACTACCTCAAGGATCAGGACCCGCGACACCCCTATGTATCGCCCCTGCTGGCCGACGACCTGACCGGGCTGCCGCCCGCCCTGGTGCAGGTGGCCGAACACGACCCCCTCCGCGACGACGGTCTCCGGTACGCCGCGGCCCTCCGGGAGGCGGGGTCCGCCGTGCGGACGACGACCTACTTCGGGATGCCCCACGGCTTCATGGCGTTCCCACGGATCAGCAGGGCCGTTCCACAGGCCCTCGGCGAGCTGTGCCAGGAGCTGCGCGGCGCCCTGGCCTAG
- a CDS encoding formylglycine-generating enzyme family protein, with protein MTAFDLRALPAGQVELHDARRRRRWTVDLEPFEIGVVPVTLAQYQAVRGGGAHRRSPVTDVSWRDALRFCNEASAREGLEPAYTLDGSGPRWETGASGFRLPTEAEWEYACRAGSSGPHYGPLDRIAWTADDDVEAPRPVGSKQANAFGLHDTLGNVWEWCWDLLDPARYGDYRVFRGGGFADRAWSVRASTRRGGAPGMSHPDVGLRLARGAAGTGQAAQGWSATADTERGAIRGALPSGWTPLRT; from the coding sequence GTGACTGCTTTCGACCTCCGTGCGCTGCCGGCCGGGCAGGTGGAGTTGCATGACGCGCGGCGTCGGCGGCGGTGGACCGTCGACCTGGAGCCCTTCGAGATCGGCGTGGTTCCCGTGACCCTGGCCCAGTACCAGGCGGTGAGGGGCGGTGGTGCTCACCGCCGGTCCCCCGTGACGGACGTGAGCTGGCGGGATGCGCTCAGGTTCTGCAACGAGGCGTCGGCCCGCGAGGGACTCGAACCCGCCTACACGCTGGATGGGAGCGGCCCGCGCTGGGAGACGGGCGCCTCCGGGTTCCGGCTGCCGACCGAGGCCGAATGGGAGTACGCGTGCCGGGCCGGCAGCAGCGGACCGCACTACGGACCCCTGGACCGGATCGCGTGGACGGCCGACGACGACGTGGAGGCCCCCCGACCGGTGGGGTCGAAGCAAGCCAACGCGTTCGGCCTCCACGACACCCTCGGGAACGTCTGGGAGTGGTGCTGGGACCTCCTCGATCCGGCCCGGTACGGGGACTACCGGGTGTTCCGCGGAGGAGGGTTCGCGGACAGGGCATGGAGTGTCCGCGCGTCGACGCGACGGGGCGGAGCACCGGGGATGAGCCACCCGGACGTCGGCTTGAGGCTGGCACGGGGCGCCGCCGGGACCGGGCAGGCGGCACAGGGCTGGTCGGCCACGGCGGACACCGAGCGTGGGGCCATCCGCGGAGCGCTGCCCTCCGGGTGGACTCCCCTCCGGACCTAG
- a CDS encoding DUF2256 domain-containing protein → MSGAGREPRTCRSCGRRIEWRKKWERNWESIAYCSDSCRARKVKPIDAALEEWLLARLDGAPGGTTVDPADAAAAVATGTSTGTTGLGEPARSAARRLVNRGLAEMVQRGVVVDPSTAKGPVTLRAPR, encoded by the coding sequence GTGAGCGGTGCGGGGCGCGAGCCGAGGACCTGCCGCTCCTGCGGCCGCCGCATCGAGTGGCGGAAGAAGTGGGAGCGGAACTGGGAGTCGATCGCCTACTGCAGCGACTCCTGCCGCGCACGGAAGGTCAAGCCCATCGACGCCGCCCTCGAGGAGTGGCTGCTCGCACGCCTGGACGGGGCGCCAGGCGGGACGACGGTCGACCCGGCGGACGCCGCCGCGGCCGTCGCCACCGGTACCAGCACCGGCACCACGGGTCTCGGTGAGCCGGCCCGCAGCGCCGCCCGCCGCCTCGTCAACCGTGGCCTCGCGGAGATGGTGCAGCGCGGCGTCGTCGTCGATCCCTCGACGGCGAAGGGCCCGGTGACCCTGCGGGCACCCCGCTGA